One window of Desulfobaculum bizertense DSM 18034 genomic DNA carries:
- a CDS encoding type 1 glutamine amidotransferase domain-containing protein has translation MQELLGKIALVFVEDNYEDLELWYPVLRLREAGAEVLIAGPEKDHSYVSKHGYPCVADIAIRDVSPERYHLLIIPGGFAPDRLRRSQHVKDITRAMHEAGKPIAHICHGGWVPVSANILDGFRCTSTVAIADDIRNAGGRWEDAEVVVDRNQISSRKPDDLPAFMQAVIAVAKG, from the coding sequence ATGCAGGAGTTGCTGGGGAAAATTGCACTGGTTTTTGTTGAAGACAACTATGAAGATCTGGAGCTGTGGTATCCCGTTCTTCGCCTGCGCGAAGCAGGTGCAGAGGTCCTCATTGCCGGGCCAGAAAAGGACCACAGCTACGTATCCAAACATGGCTACCCCTGCGTTGCGGACATTGCCATCAGGGATGTCAGCCCAGAACGATACCACCTTCTCATCATTCCCGGAGGCTTTGCTCCTGACCGTCTCCGGCGCTCGCAGCACGTTAAGGACATTACCCGCGCCATGCACGAGGCAGGCAAACCCATTGCCCATATCTGCCATGGTGGCTGGGTTCCTGTTTCTGCCAATATTCTGGATGGATTCCGCTGCACGTCAACGGTTGCCATTGCGGATGACATTCGCAATGCCGGTGGCCGCTGGGAAGATGCAGAAGTTGTTGTTGACCGCAATCAAATATCCAGCCGCAAGCCTGACGACCTGCCCGCATTCATGCAGGCCGTCATTGCTGTGGCCAAGGGTTAA
- a CDS encoding glycosyltransferase family 39 protein, giving the protein MNKFLSKLWTAAAFFPFLLLLLLLALQTLPSLDSRALWFSDEIRYGNVLEHVLYAKKWLVMYLNGVPYPDKPPVYFWFLAAFMPIFKAPTAPLFFAGAAASALLFLVATLSMNHGILREKNENGLGAGLILLTCFYFVALAQYSRMDLLFTTFITFAHICFYRAWQREKATGLLLLGFALCAVATLTKGPLGFVFPVLASIVYLAITGRISRFFRRDVAYGFLLSLVILGAWIAGAWFSGEQELIKNIFYKQIYRRALNASHHQQPFWHYFATFPAALLPWTFVIFLLPLKKLVQGPFWSTILGKTARHADVDSTRSGQIYLWCALLSGFILLTSLSTKIVVYLMPLFPPLSLLLAQGVLNLPQTRVKYFIRAFAVLLTILGLATLFVNAFTPWPTDLKYIWVMAPASVLMALLLWFWVAKWDVRPALLSTAVLMALWVQPLAMLAVPSLDPIMSPKAQGELMGKYIRAGYTPAAYKIYSGVYTYYCGSNILETQDLEKLGKMAQTEKKFVLGMQKRYWDSWKNRPANLHVIHEQWIADRPYVLLINGPALSADPASKRKDIVPMPMPTVDPVQPKATPAPAHSESVTEAQPAPQPNPARTAEPQKEAIDAPAAPQETPGLFALFVDGLEAIWDSVSGLWTDDTPEEQPRVQPTTPQDKPESLNKALDLLDKNGTAQDETLPEEDELEPHLQDVPTLPRHDDTQKHDEKPEVIIPNGEQIVI; this is encoded by the coding sequence ATGAATAAATTTCTCTCCAAGCTCTGGACCGCAGCAGCGTTTTTCCCATTCCTGCTGCTGCTCCTTCTGCTCGCGCTCCAAACCCTGCCTTCACTGGACAGCCGCGCGCTCTGGTTCTCTGACGAGATCCGCTACGGCAACGTACTGGAGCATGTCCTCTATGCCAAAAAATGGCTGGTCATGTACCTCAATGGCGTTCCATACCCAGACAAGCCACCAGTCTATTTCTGGTTCCTTGCTGCGTTTATGCCCATCTTTAAGGCTCCGACTGCGCCGCTCTTTTTTGCTGGTGCAGCGGCAAGCGCACTGCTTTTCCTCGTTGCCACCCTGTCCATGAACCATGGCATTCTCCGCGAAAAGAATGAAAACGGTCTGGGTGCAGGACTTATCCTGCTGACCTGTTTCTATTTCGTGGCCCTTGCCCAGTACTCACGCATGGACCTGCTGTTCACAACGTTCATCACCTTTGCACACATCTGCTTCTACCGCGCATGGCAACGCGAAAAGGCTACCGGTCTGCTTCTCCTTGGCTTTGCTCTCTGCGCAGTCGCAACGCTGACCAAAGGACCGCTGGGCTTTGTGTTCCCTGTTCTGGCGTCCATTGTGTACCTCGCCATCACAGGCCGCATCTCCCGTTTCTTCCGGCGTGATGTTGCCTATGGCTTCCTGCTCTCCCTTGTCATTCTTGGAGCATGGATAGCTGGCGCATGGTTCTCAGGAGAACAGGAACTCATCAAAAATATTTTCTACAAACAGATTTACCGCCGTGCTCTGAACGCCTCGCATCATCAGCAACCGTTCTGGCACTACTTTGCAACCTTCCCGGCAGCCCTCTTGCCGTGGACTTTTGTAATCTTCCTGCTGCCACTCAAAAAACTCGTACAGGGTCCGTTCTGGTCCACCATCCTGGGCAAAACAGCTCGACATGCAGACGTTGACAGCACACGCTCCGGCCAGATTTATCTGTGGTGCGCCCTGCTCTCCGGGTTCATCCTGCTGACAAGCCTGAGTACCAAAATTGTGGTCTACCTTATGCCCCTGTTCCCGCCGCTCAGCCTGCTGCTGGCACAGGGCGTACTGAATCTGCCACAAACTCGCGTCAAATACTTCATCCGCGCCTTTGCAGTGCTGCTGACCATCCTTGGACTGGCAACTCTCTTTGTAAACGCCTTTACTCCGTGGCCAACCGACCTCAAGTACATCTGGGTCATGGCTCCGGCTTCTGTTCTTATGGCTCTGCTTCTGTGGTTCTGGGTTGCCAAATGGGACGTTCGCCCCGCGCTCCTCAGCACCGCAGTGCTCATGGCCCTCTGGGTCCAGCCCCTTGCCATGCTCGCCGTTCCAAGCCTTGACCCCATCATGAGTCCCAAGGCTCAGGGTGAACTTATGGGCAAATACATTCGTGCGGGCTACACCCCAGCTGCCTACAAGATCTACTCTGGTGTTTACACCTATTACTGTGGCTCCAACATTCTGGAGACACAGGATCTTGAAAAACTGGGCAAAATGGCACAGACCGAAAAGAAATTCGTTCTGGGTATGCAGAAACGCTACTGGGATTCATGGAAAAACCGTCCGGCAAACCTGCACGTCATTCACGAGCAGTGGATTGCTGACCGCCCCTATGTTCTGCTGATTAATGGCCCGGCCCTGTCTGCCGATCCGGCAAGCAAGCGCAAAGACATCGTGCCTATGCCCATGCCGACCGTCGATCCTGTGCAGCCCAAGGCAACACCTGCACCGGCACACAGTGAGAGCGTCACTGAGGCACAGCCAGCACCGCAGCCCAATCCTGCAAGAACAGCGGAGCCACAAAAAGAAGCCATTGACGCTCCGGCAGCACCTCAGGAAACGCCCGGACTTTTTGCCCTGTTCGTTGATGGACTCGAAGCTATCTGGGACTCCGTGTCTGGTCTCTGGACCGATGACACACCAGAAGAGCAGCCCCGAGTACAGCCTACCACCCCGCAGGACAAACCAGAGTCTTTGAACAAGGCTCTTGATCTGCTGGACAAAAACGGAACAGCACAGGACGAAACTTTGCCAGAAGAAGATGAGCTTGAGCCACATCTTCAGGACGTGCCGACACTGCCCCGTCATGACGACACGCAGAAGCATGACGAAAAACCTGAAGTCATCATTCCCAATGGCGAACAAATCGTCATCTAG
- a CDS encoding transporter substrate-binding domain-containing protein, whose product MQKSVRFQAGAVLLLSLCCVLAFGRSAFCAEKILCVYDRGFVPLAYERNQKALGFEADVLRAALQYSSYEPRFEAMDDWSKAQQRVSGGEAKVALGMTRTPIRDKVFLFPKTPSVDLNLSFFVRSSEGMHNVNDIRGHQVGTLGDTLYERLLESFGGVSVRRFETEDEGLTALKNGEVDAFFGADRIIRYHIQRDNISGLKTVGIPLAQVPVYFAVHRHTPKLRDAIEQGLERILENGRYDKLFRKWFVRELSPKQKTQLLTAAQKARGARYLPGRGHGEGAAVLMCSGKMYSAGSLVKGPTQDYSPLESALLQAAAAGNLEVRAVTVVKANGEARVLSAKERKFVRHFGRDVLVLWDPSPGTHATWMITQMLPYSGKGASRQ is encoded by the coding sequence ATGCAGAAATCTGTTCGATTTCAGGCTGGAGCAGTGCTCCTGCTGAGCCTGTGTTGCGTTTTGGCTTTTGGGCGCAGTGCGTTTTGTGCTGAAAAAATTTTGTGCGTGTATGACAGAGGTTTTGTCCCGCTTGCCTATGAGCGCAATCAAAAGGCTCTTGGCTTTGAGGCAGACGTTTTGCGCGCAGCCTTGCAGTATTCGTCCTATGAGCCACGCTTTGAGGCTATGGATGACTGGAGCAAGGCCCAGCAGCGGGTTTCTGGTGGTGAGGCGAAAGTTGCCCTTGGTATGACCCGGACCCCGATTCGGGACAAAGTTTTTCTTTTTCCGAAGACGCCGAGTGTTGATCTGAATCTGAGTTTTTTTGTGCGTAGCTCCGAAGGAATGCACAATGTCAATGACATCCGGGGGCATCAGGTCGGAACGCTTGGCGACACCCTGTATGAACGCCTTCTGGAATCTTTTGGCGGCGTCAGTGTTCGGCGCTTTGAGACAGAAGACGAGGGCCTGACTGCACTCAAAAATGGTGAAGTTGATGCTTTTTTTGGTGCGGACAGAATCATTCGGTACCACATACAGCGAGACAATATTTCTGGCCTCAAGACTGTTGGCATTCCGCTGGCGCAGGTGCCCGTGTATTTTGCCGTGCATCGCCATACTCCCAAACTTCGCGATGCCATTGAACAGGGACTGGAGCGAATTCTGGAAAATGGACGCTATGACAAGCTTTTTCGGAAGTGGTTTGTTCGTGAGCTGTCCCCAAAGCAGAAGACACAGCTTTTGACAGCTGCGCAAAAGGCGCGGGGTGCCCGCTATCTTCCTGGTCGCGGGCATGGCGAAGGTGCTGCGGTCCTCATGTGTTCTGGAAAGATGTATAGCGCTGGCTCTTTGGTCAAAGGCCCAACGCAGGACTATTCCCCACTGGAGTCGGCACTTTTGCAGGCTGCGGCTGCGGGGAATCTCGAAGTGCGGGCCGTGACCGTTGTGAAAGCAAACGGCGAGGCTCGGGTACTTTCGGCGAAAGAACGGAAGTTTGTTCGGCATTTTGGACGTGACGTGCTGGTCTTGTGGGACCCAAGTCCAGGAACACACGCGACGTGGATGATTACGCAAATGTTACCGTACTCGGGGAAGGGCGCAAGTCGGCAGTAA
- a CDS encoding CBS domain-containing protein, with product MLLRKRAWDLMREDVTRGVRGENLIFLLRRMQAAIERDADNHVAVIEDSHGHYLGVITMWDVVGYFEKQIFQRDELVDFEHADWDKAFATACRLSCHIGVEKLMRQHGVPCLEPTTPMILILENLQRDRRDWALVREGEKILGIVLKTDIFQEIGDEVLQVF from the coding sequence ATGCTGCTGCGAAAGCGGGCTTGGGACCTGATGCGGGAGGATGTCACCAGAGGGGTGCGCGGTGAGAACCTGATCTTTCTGTTGCGCCGGATGCAGGCGGCAATTGAACGGGATGCGGATAATCATGTGGCCGTGATTGAAGACAGTCATGGTCATTACCTTGGAGTCATCACCATGTGGGATGTGGTGGGCTATTTTGAGAAGCAGATTTTTCAGCGGGATGAGCTTGTGGATTTTGAACATGCTGACTGGGATAAAGCTTTTGCGACTGCGTGCCGATTGAGTTGTCACATTGGCGTGGAGAAGCTCATGCGACAGCATGGCGTGCCATGCCTTGAACCCACAACACCCATGATTCTGATTTTGGAAAATCTTCAGCGGGACCGTCGAGACTGGGCACTGGTCCGTGAGGGAGAAAAAATACTGGGTATTGTCTTGAAAACAGATATATTTCAGGAGATTGGGGATGAAGTCTTGCAGGTGTTCTAA
- a CDS encoding glucokinase, translated as MHSVLAVDIGGTNSRFAAFTVNAYGVLEQGETLWLETRRFASFQALMQGVRDANFALSPHDADCVGLAVAGPVQREGRYSNPSNIPWDIDLVHRDAELLRDYVLLNDFTAQAYACLTPALSDALQVLPGRIVPRATRAVVGAGTGLGKAALVPDESDVFHVMPTEGGHAVFPFISRDEFEFMDFVMQRTGRQQVIGDLVVSGPGLSLVHEYLTGERLAPSEVAEGLLPQSRTLAWAARFYGRACRNFVLNTLALGGLYIAGGVAAKTPQLVTCPAFRSAFHWSETHGEMLEEIPVWLNANEHSGLWGAAFAALRYLGVEQGAGWTKA; from the coding sequence ATGCATAGCGTTCTCGCAGTGGATATCGGAGGGACGAACAGCCGTTTTGCTGCATTTACAGTTAATGCATACGGAGTGCTGGAGCAGGGGGAAACCCTGTGGCTCGAAACGCGTCGTTTTGCATCGTTTCAGGCGTTGATGCAGGGCGTTCGTGACGCAAACTTTGCCTTGTCTCCACACGATGCAGACTGTGTTGGGCTTGCTGTTGCTGGTCCTGTGCAGCGGGAAGGACGCTACTCCAATCCGTCTAATATCCCGTGGGATATTGATCTTGTTCACCGAGATGCCGAACTTCTGCGTGATTATGTTTTGCTGAATGACTTTACGGCGCAGGCCTATGCCTGTCTGACTCCTGCTCTGAGCGATGCCTTGCAGGTTTTGCCGGGGCGAATTGTCCCTCGGGCAACCCGGGCCGTCGTTGGAGCGGGAACTGGTTTGGGGAAGGCTGCGCTTGTACCTGACGAGTCAGATGTTTTTCATGTGATGCCTACAGAAGGCGGACATGCGGTATTTCCGTTTATTAGCCGTGACGAATTTGAGTTCATGGATTTTGTTATGCAGCGTACAGGACGCCAGCAGGTCATTGGGGATCTGGTGGTGTCTGGGCCGGGGCTGTCGCTTGTGCACGAGTACCTGACGGGAGAACGGCTTGCACCTTCGGAAGTTGCCGAGGGCTTGCTGCCGCAGTCTCGAACGCTGGCATGGGCTGCACGGTTTTATGGTCGTGCCTGTCGGAATTTTGTGCTGAATACGCTCGCTCTTGGCGGTTTGTACATCGCCGGAGGTGTTGCCGCAAAGACTCCTCAGCTCGTGACCTGCCCTGCGTTTCGTTCGGCATTTCACTGGTCAGAAACGCATGGGGAAATGCTTGAGGAAATTCCGGTCTGGCTGAATGCAAATGAGCATTCCGGGTTGTGGGGTGCTGCTTTTGCCGCGTTGCGATATCTGGGAGTGGAGCAGGGCGCAGGCTGGACCAAGGCATAG
- a CDS encoding GGDEF domain-containing protein codes for MSKLFSVLILPLVLFLGAFVLNVSGMTITPGLPEAACYAAAGLAGVLCWRFKRSRGVFATGLILLGFWLVSFPLASGMQYDAVSLVGYAAYADLLPIFFCILVLMGDRGLLTPWGILFFSAVAFCGALFLTVVDGGWGLLTPQVAQDLQNLFATTLHHRLLPSWADMWTWLPQPAMVHTFLAVVFLLLRAFFLADPLEVGFLGALLCTAAGLHCVGNPSASGLFFFAAFVSLIVPLFQDSYRMAFLDELTEIPSRRAMTADFKKLGGCYALAMCDIDHFKKFNDTYGHDVGDDVLRMVATHLNRVSGGGSAYRYGGEEFAILFPNSNTTDAQPHLEQVRANIENSPFTLRANDRAGSGAKGRGKATPKPRETVSVTISIGVAERKDQRQQPEDVLKEADKALYKAKNSGRNQVAVGH; via the coding sequence ATGTCCAAGCTGTTCAGTGTACTGATTTTGCCGCTCGTTCTCTTTTTGGGAGCATTTGTCCTGAATGTTTCTGGAATGACCATAACGCCGGGACTTCCCGAAGCTGCCTGCTACGCTGCTGCGGGGCTGGCCGGGGTTTTGTGCTGGCGATTTAAGCGCAGTCGGGGCGTTTTTGCCACGGGGTTGATACTTCTTGGCTTTTGGCTGGTGAGTTTTCCTCTGGCTTCAGGCATGCAGTATGATGCTGTCAGTCTGGTCGGCTATGCAGCCTATGCAGATCTCCTGCCCATCTTTTTTTGTATTCTGGTTCTCATGGGAGACCGTGGCCTTTTGACACCGTGGGGCATCCTTTTTTTCTCCGCAGTGGCATTCTGTGGCGCGCTGTTTCTGACCGTCGTGGACGGTGGCTGGGGCCTGCTGACTCCGCAGGTCGCGCAGGATCTCCAGAATCTCTTTGCGACGACGCTTCATCACCGCCTGCTTCCAAGCTGGGCCGACATGTGGACCTGGCTCCCTCAGCCCGCAATGGTGCACACGTTTTTAGCCGTTGTCTTTTTGCTCCTTCGGGCTTTTTTTCTTGCTGATCCTCTGGAAGTTGGTTTTCTGGGAGCCTTGCTGTGCACTGCCGCAGGCCTGCACTGTGTTGGAAACCCTTCGGCCTCCGGGCTGTTTTTTTTCGCGGCCTTTGTGAGTCTTATTGTGCCGCTTTTCCAGGATTCCTACCGCATGGCCTTTCTTGATGAACTGACGGAAATTCCCTCACGGCGAGCCATGACAGCCGACTTTAAGAAGCTTGGGGGCTGCTATGCGCTTGCCATGTGTGACATTGACCATTTTAAAAAGTTTAATGACACCTATGGGCATGACGTCGGCGATGATGTTTTGCGTATGGTGGCAACGCATCTGAACCGGGTGAGTGGCGGAGGAAGTGCCTACCGCTATGGTGGTGAAGAATTTGCCATCCTTTTTCCGAATTCCAATACGACCGACGCCCAGCCTCATCTGGAACAGGTCAGAGCCAATATTGAAAACTCGCCGTTTACGCTTCGGGCAAATGACCGGGCTGGAAGTGGGGCCAAGGGACGCGGGAAGGCAACGCCCAAACCTCGTGAGACTGTTTCTGTGACAATTTCTATTGGCGTTGCTGAACGCAAAGACCAGCGCCAGCAGCCAGAAGATGTTTTGAAAGAGGCGGACAAAGCCTTGTACAAGGCAAAGAACAGCGGGCGTAATCAGGTGGCCGTGGGGCACTAG
- a CDS encoding DUF3641 domain-containing protein: MLLQPLRGTLGVRRIEHMQLNLGTRCMLTCLNCPLSCLPSERDMMGWAVILEAIELARRLTPVELHLTGGAPELNPHFRQLLKTLSPEFPLTVYTSLAALTLEGLEDILDLYARYRVKLVAALPGYLENYINELPDDALVPSQIRVLHKLNDRGYGMSPDLQLSLILHQPLGPHAPSLRIAYDRTVRTLFEEILNVKVTALIPHVNVPLWRFMEILTTLDEDDLFVQMQVSAQSGANLPGLNCQNGISVGWDGLLYDCDFNQALERPCVLGESPNIMSRNIGREELERRHVLTGPQCLGCVSGTGPAGLIWTA; encoded by the coding sequence ATGCTTCTCCAGCCCCTGCGGGGAACCTTAGGCGTCCGGCGTATAGAACACATGCAGCTCAATCTTGGAACGCGCTGCATGCTCACCTGTCTCAACTGCCCACTCTCCTGCCTGCCCTCAGAGCGGGACATGATGGGCTGGGCAGTAATCCTTGAAGCCATAGAACTTGCCAGACGCCTTACCCCAGTCGAGCTTCACCTCACAGGCGGCGCACCAGAACTTAATCCGCACTTTCGGCAACTGCTCAAAACCCTCAGTCCAGAATTCCCCCTCACGGTCTACACCAGCCTTGCAGCCCTCACTCTGGAAGGCCTTGAGGATATTCTGGACCTCTACGCCCGATACAGGGTGAAGCTTGTTGCCGCCCTGCCCGGCTATCTGGAAAATTACATTAACGAGCTTCCTGACGACGCCCTTGTTCCGTCACAAATTCGCGTCCTGCACAAGCTCAATGATCGTGGCTATGGCATGTCTCCGGATCTCCAGCTTTCACTCATTCTGCATCAGCCGCTCGGGCCACACGCACCGAGCCTGCGCATTGCCTATGACAGGACGGTGCGCACCCTGTTTGAAGAAATTCTCAACGTCAAAGTCACGGCGCTGATTCCACACGTGAATGTTCCGCTGTGGCGCTTTATGGAAATCCTTACCACGCTTGATGAGGATGATCTTTTTGTACAGATGCAGGTCTCTGCCCAAAGCGGAGCGAATCTGCCGGGGCTAAACTGTCAGAATGGGATTTCTGTTGGCTGGGATGGACTTCTGTATGACTGCGATTTTAATCAGGCGCTTGAGCGCCCCTGTGTTCTGGGGGAAAGTCCAAACATCATGTCGAGAAACATTGGGCGCGAAGAACTGGAACGCCGACATGTCCTGACAGGACCACAATGCCTTGGCTGTGTGTCGGGCACAGGTCCGGCAGGACTCATCTGGACCGCATAA
- a CDS encoding DEAD/DEAH box helicase, producing the protein MESFKALGLSDEICEALAKKGFSNPTPIQEAVIPRLLGGEKDTIGQAATGTGKTAAFGLPILESVEEKAGHVQALVLAPTRELAIQVADEMSSLQGRRRVHILPIYGGQSFGPQFKGLRRGADIVVGTPGRVIDHIERGSLDLSQLKFLVLDEADEMLNMGFIDDIEAVMNAASPDRRTLLFSATMPPDILRIARRYMKEFDHVAVKREQRDMPLTEQVYYEVNEGDRFEALCRVIDATEDFYGLVFCRTRADVDQVAVRLQERGYGAEGLHGEASQAQREKVLESFRRRRIKVLAATDVAARGIDVQDLTHVVNFALPQDPETYVHRIGRTGRAGRTGRAVTLISPNEFRRLRYIVRNANGEIQKGTLPAVQAVVDARKKRLFEGITGVAEKGGMEPFEGFASELVESLGAEQALTAVLKMAYSDALDPSRYREISEASRRNSRGNGRAEMFFAGGRADGLSPRELVDVVARDAHVNSRLIQGVRIMARHAIFTVPDEEVEGIERAFRKLAAGAPPLVRRSRDNRRRSSGGGYDRRRNDGGGRPRRDYRGGPRRQGGGYNGNRSEGRGRSENRAPRSDRRPPRSAESNA; encoded by the coding sequence ATGGAGAGTTTTAAGGCCCTTGGCCTTTCGGACGAAATTTGTGAGGCGCTGGCCAAAAAAGGTTTCAGCAACCCCACCCCCATTCAGGAAGCTGTGATTCCCAGACTGCTTGGCGGCGAAAAGGACACCATTGGTCAGGCTGCTACCGGTACTGGTAAGACCGCAGCCTTTGGTTTGCCTATTTTGGAATCTGTGGAAGAAAAAGCTGGTCATGTGCAGGCACTGGTCCTGGCACCGACCCGTGAACTGGCCATTCAGGTGGCCGACGAAATGAGTTCTTTGCAGGGCAGGCGTCGAGTTCATATTTTGCCTATCTATGGTGGGCAGTCTTTTGGTCCGCAGTTTAAAGGACTGCGTCGTGGTGCCGACATCGTTGTTGGTACTCCTGGTCGTGTGATTGACCACATTGAGCGTGGTAGCCTCGACCTCTCCCAGCTGAAATTCCTCGTATTGGATGAGGCAGACGAGATGCTGAACATGGGCTTCATTGACGACATTGAAGCTGTCATGAATGCTGCATCTCCCGATCGTCGGACACTGCTGTTTTCCGCAACCATGCCTCCGGACATTCTGCGCATTGCCCGCCGCTACATGAAAGAATTCGATCATGTTGCCGTGAAGCGCGAACAGCGTGATATGCCGCTGACCGAGCAGGTATACTACGAAGTCAACGAAGGCGATCGTTTCGAGGCCCTGTGCCGCGTGATCGACGCTACCGAAGACTTCTATGGTCTTGTTTTCTGCCGTACCCGTGCAGACGTTGACCAGGTTGCTGTACGCTTGCAGGAGCGTGGCTACGGTGCAGAGGGCCTTCATGGTGAGGCATCTCAGGCCCAGCGCGAAAAAGTGCTGGAGTCCTTCCGCCGTCGCCGCATTAAGGTCCTGGCTGCAACTGACGTTGCTGCCCGTGGTATCGACGTTCAGGACCTGACGCATGTTGTGAACTTCGCACTGCCTCAGGACCCCGAAACCTACGTGCACCGCATTGGCCGTACTGGCCGTGCTGGCCGTACTGGTCGTGCTGTTACCCTGATTTCCCCCAACGAGTTCCGCCGCCTGCGCTACATTGTGCGCAATGCAAATGGCGAAATCCAGAAGGGAACCCTCCCGGCAGTGCAGGCTGTTGTGGATGCTCGCAAGAAGCGCCTTTTTGAGGGCATTACTGGCGTTGCAGAAAAGGGTGGCATGGAGCCGTTCGAAGGTTTTGCTTCCGAACTGGTTGAGTCTCTTGGCGCAGAGCAGGCTCTGACTGCTGTGCTCAAGATGGCATACAGCGATGCACTTGATCCTTCCCGCTACCGCGAAATCAGCGAAGCCTCCCGCCGCAACAGCCGTGGCAATGGCCGTGCTGAAATGTTCTTTGCTGGTGGTCGTGCAGACGGTCTGTCCCCGCGTGAGCTGGTTGACGTTGTTGCTCGTGATGCACACGTCAATTCCCGTCTCATTCAGGGCGTCCGCATCATGGCTCGCCACGCCATCTTCACCGTTCCGGATGAAGAGGTTGAGGGTATTGAACGCGCATTCCGCAAGCTGGCCGCTGGCGCTCCGCCGCTGGTCAGACGTTCTCGCGACAATCGCCGCCGTTCTTCCGGTGGTGGCTATGACCGTCGCCGGAATGATGGTGGTGGACGTCCTCGCCGCGATTACCGTGGTGGACCCCGCCGTCAGGGTGGAGGCTATAACGGAAACCGGTCCGAAGGTCGTGGCCGTTCCGAAAATCGTGCTCCGCGTTCTGACCGTCGTCCCCCTCGCTCTGCAGAGAGCAACGCATAG
- a CDS encoding RrF2 family transcriptional regulator encodes MKLSTRSRYGTRMLIDIALHSNGRPVSVSDISKRLGVSVKYLEQLIRPLKRGGYLDSVRGPKGGHMLTRSPEEITVGEVVRLLEGGINLTECVAEPDKCERAETCSVRDVWVEATRAMNSILDSMTLSQISHSEGSCC; translated from the coding sequence ATGAAACTGTCTACCCGGAGTCGCTATGGAACCCGGATGCTGATTGACATTGCTCTGCATAGCAATGGGCGGCCCGTTTCCGTAAGCGACATTTCCAAACGCCTTGGAGTCTCGGTTAAATATCTGGAGCAGCTCATTCGCCCGCTCAAGCGCGGGGGCTATCTGGATAGTGTGCGCGGACCCAAAGGTGGACACATGTTGACTCGCTCTCCCGAAGAAATCACTGTTGGCGAAGTTGTTCGATTGCTTGAGGGCGGGATTAACCTGACAGAATGTGTTGCAGAACCAGACAAATGCGAAAGGGCAGAAACATGCTCTGTGCGCGACGTCTGGGTCGAGGCGACCCGCGCCATGAATTCCATTCTGGATTCCATGACCCTTTCGCAAATTAGCCATAGTGAGGGGTCCTGCTGCTAG
- a CDS encoding phosphatase PAP2 family protein gives MNTRHPAVHFLLGSFPFLLLLAVIMYFYPDEYALMQIIRVHKNAHDLLRQYAFWFTDWGNAVMYVSYLGILVYGYQKKKKDWVRFALTFLFFHLLICGGVVHVFKMIIGRPRPMTGETLFHMWTLNPHYHSFPSGHTADISGSTLALILWRRRWRWTLFLGLVLALMAGTRIYLMQHYPTDTFFGWVLGSLSAWAIYTFGIQKDVVAHE, from the coding sequence ATGAACACACGACATCCCGCCGTGCACTTTTTGCTCGGATCATTCCCCTTTCTGCTGCTTCTTGCAGTCATTATGTATTTTTACCCCGATGAATACGCGCTTATGCAAATCATTCGGGTCCATAAAAACGCCCACGACCTGCTGCGGCAGTATGCATTCTGGTTTACGGACTGGGGCAATGCCGTTATGTACGTCAGCTACCTGGGCATACTGGTCTACGGCTACCAAAAGAAAAAGAAGGATTGGGTTCGCTTTGCCCTGACCTTTTTGTTCTTCCACCTGCTCATATGCGGCGGAGTGGTGCATGTGTTCAAAATGATTATTGGCCGTCCACGTCCCATGACAGGCGAAACCCTGTTTCACATGTGGACGCTAAACCCGCATTACCATTCGTTCCCATCGGGTCACACAGCTGACATCAGTGGCTCGACGCTCGCTCTCATTCTGTGGCGCAGACGCTGGCGCTGGACTCTTTTCCTTGGTCTGGTACTTGCGCTCATGGCTGGCACAAGAATATATCTTATGCAGCATTATCCGACGGATACCTTCTTTGGCTGGGTTCTTGGCTCGCTCTCGGCCTGGGCTATCTATACCTTTGGAATACAAAAGGATGTTGTCGCTCATGAATAA